One window of the Babesia bovis T2Bo chromosome 2, whole genome shotgun sequence genome contains the following:
- a CDS encoding SprT-like family protein produces MIDLTCEIDEIDYELFDVHESFRHLNDICFDQSLSAVVLSWSKKMTVSAGRCRFKENRYCEIILSEPILKYRSAKECEETLLHEMIHAYLFLTKKSKTLNAHGKDFIWHMNRVNDITGLNVDIYHNFIDEVEYNRRHVWRCSGPCQHLPPYFGYIRRSRNLTPGPNEKWWHRHQYTCGGTFRKLASPLCR; encoded by the exons ATGATTGACTTAACATGTGAAattgatgaaattgatTACGAATTGTTCGATGTGCACGAATCTTTCCGCCATTTGAACGATATTTGCTTTGATCAAAGTCTAAGTGCTGTTGTTCTGTCTTGGAGTAAGAAAATGACGGTTAGTGCTGGCAGATGTCGTTTCAAG GAAAATCGATATTGTGAAATAATTTTGAGTGAACCCATTTTAAAGTACAGATCAGCTAAAGAATGTGAA GAAACACTGTTGCATGAGATGATACATGCATATCTTTTTCTGACTAAAAAAAGTAAAACTCTAAATGCACATGGAAAG GACTTCATATGGCATATGAACCGTGTAAATGACATTACCGGGCTCAATGtcgatatatatcacaactTCATAGATGAGGTGGAATATAATCGACGTCACGTATGGAGGTGTTCC GGTCCGTGTCAACATTTACCACCTTACTTTGGGTACATTAGACGTTCAAGAAACTTAACGCCAGGACCAAATGAAAAGTGGT GGCACCGACACCAATATACTTGCGGAGGCACGTTTAGAAAACTCGCATCGCCCTTATGCCGCTAG
- a CDS encoding variant erythrocyte surface antigen-1 alpha subunit: MHWTGKWTKTSPYWNNHILDGSGLDDGTLSQWLQALGFPKEMLNDKGPKNRLDQVIWDGFMGKTILGFYSTCRCWCRKVTLRNNILEMFTDDPA; this comes from the coding sequence atgcattggacaGGAAAGTGGACCAAAACCAGTCCATACTGGAACAATCATATCCTGGACGGCAGTGGTCTGGATGACGGTAccctatcccaatggctacaggccttAGGGTTTCCCAAGGAAATGTTAAATGATAAGGGGCCGAAAAATAGATTAGATCaggttatatgggatgggtttaTGGGAAAAACTATTTTGGGGTTTTACAGCACCTGCAGGTGTTGGTGCCGTAAGGTTACACTAAGGAACAACATCCTGGAAATGTTCACCGACGATCCTGCATAA
- a CDS encoding Major Facilitator Superfamily protein, producing the protein MAPTVEAESTKTKSFGIEIVDPKLMPAPHINPVIRLAIYLYYILSAGCIYWGWNGLQEILYKAGAFADYCEKKDGIEATYKTLYGVQYIDCPERAGGINNLYTMAYSTHFICSFLGGWLLDTFGPRICFLVGQFFSILAWLSIFCFPKSPVVLRLSFVVIGLCCEACYIPMLSVSKYFPNGSSTVIAIMGSCRSLSFFVPTLLSWIYNVEGFKAEHLYIIGICYILISNGFCFVSGFFIMPSVIPVPPSEKTNGKEASYELEHAADTNEGNKPNVLQSIKNGFNSPRLLEFLLLGAAVCLFMPAIEFVNKSQGDLLVASGDGGDATGVFKYFNILTFVPGPFLGALMDRVGPAIVMHFLHLCALLYYTSTVFDVYAMKIVACCFYLLAGSLCMSTVYCYVNKRFPPQYFGALVTLLFGCAGLISLINIPLYNWGLSLNTLPKEQRFRPLSYLFMGYMGAASLLSATLIYLSVIRPKRGYGGHITV; encoded by the exons ATGGCCCCAACCGTAGAGGCTGAATCTACCAAAACAAAGAGTTTTGGTATAGAAATAGTAGACCCTAAGTTGATGCCAGCACCGCATATCAACCCTGTAATACGGCttgcaatatatctatactatATTCTCTCCGCTGGATGTATCTACTGGGGATGGAATGGCCTCCAAGAGATACTATACAAGGCAGGTGCCTTTGCAGATTATTGTGAAAAAAAGGATGGAATTGAAGCAACGTACAAAACTTTATATGGCGTTCAATATATAG ATTGCCCCGAAAGAGCAGGTGGCATCAACAACTTGTATACTATGGCGTATTCCACccattttatttgttcATTTCTTGGAGGATGGCTGTTAGATACATTTGGCCCTCGCATATGCTTTTTAGTGGGCCAGTTCTTCTCTATTTTGGCGTGGTTAtctattttctgttttccTAAGAGTCCCGTGGTACTTCGCTTATCATTTGTTGTTATTGGCTTATGTTGTGAGGCATGTTACATACCCATGCTCTCAGTCAGTAAATACTTTCCTAATGGCTCATCTACTGTTATAGCTATTATGGGTTCGTGCCGTTCGCTTTCCTTCTTCGTGCCTACTCTTTTGTCgtggatatataatgttgaaGGATTTAAAGCCGAACACCTTTACATAATcggtatatgttacatattgATATCCAATGGATTCTGCTTTGTTTCAGGATTCTTCATTATGCCCAGTGTCATCCCTGTTCCACCATCGGAGAAGACAAATGGAAAAGAGGCTAGCTATGAACTAGAACACGCTGCAGACACTAATGAAGGTAACAAACCAAATGTATTACAATCTATAAAGAATGGGTTTAACAGCCCGCGATTGCTGGAGTTTCTACTTCTTGGCGCTGCTGTATGCCTTTTTATGCCCGCCATCGAATTTGTCAACAAATCACAAGGTGACCTTCTTGTGGCATCGGGTGATGGTGGCGATGCTACTGGTGTATTCAAGTACTTCAACATATTGACCTTTGTGCCCGGTCCATTTTTGGGTGCGCTTATGGACAGGGTTGGTCCTGCCATTGTTATGCACTTTTTGCATTTGTGTGCATTGTTGTACTATACATCTACTGTCTTTGATGTTTACGCAATGAAGATTGTGGCATGCTGCTTTTATCTGTTGGCAGGTTCGCTGTGCATGTCTACCGTCTATTGTTACGTAAACAAAAGGTTCCCTCCGCAATACTTCGGTGCATTAGTTACGCTGCTCTTTGGTTGTGCAGGATTGATTTCTTTGATCAACATACCACTTTACAATTGGGGGTTAAGCTTAAATACTCTCCCTAAAGAACAGCGCTTCCGCCCACTGTCCTATTTATTCATG GGATATATGGGAGCTGCCTCCTTACTCAGTGCTACACTCATATACCTCTCAGTAATTCGTCCTAAGAGAGGTTATGGTGGACATATCACCGTCTAA
- a CDS encoding OST-HTH Associated domain family protein: protein MKTHVKGYGGSLFESQPLHPKLLPPTGSKDFDGKYSHLMSSISTTVDDEDQHLLSAVLEKISLSARDFGGYSGYYSDDPDSEILRKSELYPSSYTESLADITCNDSYSTASEVSSVMPSFKWSSAAPNSCFGTEKAQLYERLFDSYITLFNSESYETKPTQWDEYKNGYLPATPSWDAVDALTGFDSRSIPERSNTLAVKNEDTHRLHSPPNAVDKSKSLWKRKRNKFKTLEKRAIPQLTGQDFQDAVDFLKRILNSLYEDQIPPTFFNVRSRFVEFDTKNIPVEHIMNICQRRQDIFRVEVNEELNQTYIYFVKPPSYFKNWIDRNNLTDIYPETMWEQFLDFLVELVNNPDQTMPVFPGSIYGTAKVFQKLELPFFEGMTLGTLCHIVQLAVRVRKYLMYELKTLKPNLLSILQACIKRTK from the coding sequence ATGAAGACTCATGTAAAAGGTTACGGAGGTTCTCTCTTTGAGAGTCAGCCACTACACCCTAAGCTTTTGCCACCTACTGGATCGAAGGATTTTGATGGAAAGTATTCACACCTAATGTCTAGCATATCGACAACTGTTGATGATGAGGATCAACATTTGTTGTCAGCTGTTTTGGAAAAAATTTCCTTATCTGCTAGGGATTTCGGTGGCTATTCAGGTTATTACTCTGACGATCCAGATAGTGAAATTCTCAGGAAATCTGAACTATATCCTAGTTCGTACACTGAGTCGTTGGCAGATATCACTTGCAATGATTCTTATTCTACAGCATCTGAAGTATCCTCGGTAATGCCAAGTTTTAAATGGAGTTCTGCGGCACCCAATAGCTGCTTCGGTACGGAGAAAGCTCAGTTATATGAACGCCTGTTCGATTCTTACATCACGTTATTTAATTCTGAGTCATATGAAACGAAGCCGACACAATGGGATGAATACAAGAATGGTTATTTACCAGCAACCCCTTCTTGGGATGCCGTTGATGCTTTGACGGGTTTTGACAGTCGTAGCATCCCTGAACGTTCCAACACACTTGCGGTGAAGAATGAAGACACACACCGCTTGCATAGTCCACCTAATGCAGTTGACAAGAGCAAAAGTCTCTGGAAGCGAAAACGCAATAAATTCAAAACACTAGAGAAGAGGGCCATTCCTCAGCTTACAGGTCAAGATTTTCAAGACGCTGTAGATTTTTTGAAGCGTATCCTCAACTCCCTTTATGAGGATCAAATTCCGCCTACATTTTTCAACGTGCGGAGCAGATTTGTCGAATTTGACACTAAGAACATCCCGGTTGAGCACATTATGAACATATGCCAGCGTCGCCAAGACATTTTCAGGGTTGAGGTAAACGAGGAGTTAAACCAGACATACATTTACTTTGTGAAGCCTCCATCATATTTCAAGAACTGGATTGACCGTAACAATTTGACGGACATATACCCGGAGACGATGTGGGAGCAGTTTTTGGACTTTCTCGTTGAGCTTGTAAACAACCCTGACCAAACAATGCCAGTATTTCCCGGTAGTATTTACGGTACTGCCAAGGTGTTCCAGAAATTGGAACTGCCATTTTTTGAGGGTATGACCCTCGGCACTTTATGTCACATTGTGCAACTCGCTGTTAGAGTTCGCAAGTATTTGATGTATGAGTTGAAAACTCTGAAGCCGAATTTGCTTTCTATTTTGCAGGCGTGTATAAAGCGCACTAAATGA
- a CDS encoding variant erythrocyte surface antigen-1 alpha subunit, which yields MGYQQSGKDKRDYSIDNKQNPRHCHEFLESLQNVIKTKEEVSQKDQDHPLSNLLSQVGQLQYDIRLLWIFVLTLAWLVAVLYLAFGAIWPLDWTHMRSHCRGWFRKGSLSPWEILMVGKKKGRGILVFFGGSNGKSSRDNITPRLPW from the coding sequence ATGGGGTATCAGCAGAGTGGCAAGGATAAGAGAGATTATAGCATAGATAACAAGCAGAATCCTAGGCACTGTCATGAGTTCCTAGAGAGTCTTCAGAATGTGATCAAGACGAAGGAAGAAGTCTCTCAGAAGGATCAGGACCACCCTCTGAgcaacctcctctcccaagtcggccagctccaatacgacatacggctcctctggatctttgtactgaccttagcctggctagtagcggtactgtatctagcatttggtgccatatggccactggactggacacatatgaggtcgcattgtaggggatggttcaggaagggtagtctgagtccatgggagatactgatggtgggtaagaagaagggaagggggatACTAGTGTTTTTTGGTGGGAGTAATGGTAAAAGCAGTCGTGATAACATAACACCCAGGTTGCCCTGGTGA
- a CDS encoding variant erythrocyte surface antigen-1 alpha subunit, translating to MGFRNSFYSGNTSDMTGSRLYGILYFFSNENMMESCIYRLVRVTAALSATTPQVLGDVFGFFRGGVGNPLKGKNKGNQEKACEHIKDTSQKGDDDYLCGWCASGLRDEVKKIGWIPKKDNDGGQYRSTVGQALIDIKGNKGAVGTTGYSNSSPTTNNLSTLTDGNHYVSPLTGELYTAVSATFGHVYLQWVLYLSDALEGGLKSLTSEFQQIECRGCKGQCDPNKCKKGSHGNNGDAQCQCQSIVSCTGVLPVLYRHGFSYGNPFNLEGYQQKEKDKGDYSIKKKKGGEKQCHGVIQLVHRINKMMYYSIKHTRRTYIYIIYTRLMFRLYSLLLHWSLRTTVRDSRFIVS from the coding sequence ATGGGATTCAGGAATTCCTTCTACAGCGGCAACACCAGTGACATGACTGGCTCAAGACtctatggcatcctctacttctttagtaacgagaacatgatggaATCATGTATCTATAGGCTTGTCAGGGTAACTGCGgcactcagtgctactacaccacaggtactgggtgatgtctttgggttctttaggggtggtgtaggaaatCCATTAAAAGGAAAAAACAAGGGGAACCAAGAGAAGGCATGTGAGCACATTAAGGACACGTCTCAGAAAGGAGATGACGATTATctttgcggctggtgtgcctctgggttacgtgATGAGGTGAAGAAGATAGGGTGGATTCCAAAGAAAGACAATGATGGAGGTCAATACAGAAGCACAGTAGGACAAGCACTCATAGATATTAAGGGTAATAAAGGCGCTGTGGGTACTACTGGATATTCCAATTCTAGTCCCACCACTAATAACCTCTCAACTCTCACTGACGGTAACCACTACGTATCCCCCCTAAcaggtgaactctataccgcCGTGAGTGCTACATTTGGACACGTCTACCTCCAatgggtactatacctatcagatgcacttgaaggTGGTCTAAAGTCACTGACCAGTgaattccaacagattgaatgccggggctgtaaGGGACAGTGcgaccccaataagtgcaagaagggaagtCATGGTAACAATGGTGATGCGCAATGTCagtgccaatcaatcgtatcatgtaccggggtactgccggtgttgtatagacatggcttcagttatggtaacccattcaatctggaggggtaccagcaGAAGGAAAAGGACAAGGGAGATTATAGCATAAAGAAGAAAAAAGGCGGAGAGAAACAATGCCATGGAGTTATACAGTTGGTTCACCGCATCAACAAAATGATGTACTACAGTATAAAGCATACTAGACGCacatatatctatattatttataCACGGTTAATGTTTAGGCTGTACTCTTTATTGCTGCATTGGTCCTTAAGAACCACAGTGCGGGATTCTCGTTTTATCGTTAGTTGA
- a CDS encoding periodic tryptophan protein 2 family protein, which yields MSVYNLANICGAPYTGGRICFSPQGGCILAPVGNRVTVYDVQSSRSTTLSSQTRSDIAIISYHPTLPLVILIDVHGYGYILNLLRDCILHRLQFKTSSTVINEKRSTSVLPANESQRLVRDAAFSPDARFFAVAIGNKLCIWRAPEEGLSWRMTLHRELTGHMDTISSVDWSSDSRFICTASADLTVRLWSVDPIPGFVPCAFVDHRRPVKTAFFSSDMTRICAISKEGVIIVWKTVDNMEATTLDPKINHAKRIGHNKRHANFELYNDPEINGSASDIATAVWIKETQAYCNQANNTVVSRVCFNKNTNLVVIGFTGGLFGLYRFPSFDSIYTLRIGNELPVVDSVDISSDGDWLGLACSETGTLVVWEWKSETFVMKQQGHHTGIRSVAFSSGGGGTINVGGVVDKEMKTDVDHNFAGNKLGLGARYVAATGGFDGKVKLWDSNSGLCIVTFDDHTAAVEALCFTPQGNAIITASLDGTVRAFDLLRYKNFRTFTASRVQFVSVACDASGSIICAGSRGESNSVFIWSLQTGKLLDELHGHSSAVTGVAFHPNLSYSGFLVSASWDKTINVWNIYGRADKGGATEPLMNSSSVVAIAFDTRDNNILAAAVLCGRILFWDLNNAEQVGSIDGLRDLQSGRDPGEFYSSVNSRGKRKESHDLQSCVNRNHHFNSISYVSSGRMLVAGSRNSASVCIYSTETYSLLCSISLTNNRSLSGILRELNSRYMTEYGHSLQEMELSDDEERFEGAAERRRIQAHLSLPGVQEGELSKSSRRFHVWCVSCSPDGRQFAAATSHGLYVYSMDAFIKTPNYLGEVFKSVGLFQPQLLTKNVTVGNVLGALESGDHIKAFILALALNDFNTLLRCYESVPASSVSHVVASIAPEFICVLLNFLRAVLCPDSPNSTIHLEWHLRWLEGIFTIHMPTLSGLGSGVTQQPLIPVGQIDPRTMLLLLLRQLRQTKATLSGLLNSNAQTVTYLGSIARMNTD from the exons ATGAGTGTCTACAATCTAGCAAACATATGCGGTGCGCCATATACTGGCGGCCGTATATGTTTTAGCCCTCAAG GAGGGTGTATATTGGCACCAGTCGGTAATAGGGTCACTGTCTATGACGTGCAAAGTAGCCGAAGCACAACTTTATCGTCACAAACTAGATcagatatcgcaataatATCGTACCATCCAACATTGCCACTTGTTATTTTGATTGATGTACATG GATATGGTTACATACTTAATCTACTACGGGATTGCATTTTGCACCGGCTTCAATTCAAGACTTCAAGTACTGTTATCAATGAAAAGCGGAGCACTTCAGTGTTGCCAGCTAACGAATCGCAACGCTTGGTAAGGGATGCAGCTTTCAGTCCCGACGCACGCTTTTTTGCTGTGGCTATAGGCAATAAACTCTGCATATGGCGTGCTCCAGAAGAGGGACTATCATGGCGCATGACTTTACATAGGGAATTAACTGGGCACATGGACACAATATCTAGTGTAGATTGGTCCTCAGACTCGAGGTTCATATGTACCGCATCGGCCGACCTAACGGTAAGGCTGTGGTCGGTTGATCCAATTCCTGGTTTTGTACCATGCGCTTTTGTTGATCATAGGCGTCCTGTGAAGACGGCATTTTTTTCTAGTGATATGACTCGTATTTGTGCAATATCGAAAGAAGGCGTGATAATTGTCTGGAAAACTGTTGATAACATGGAAGCGACCACTCTGGATCCTAAGATTAACCATGCTAAAAGGATAGGCCACAACAAGAGACATGCCAACTTTGAGTTATATAATGATCCTGAGATAAACGGCTCTGCATCGGACATAGCCACTGCGGTGTGGATAAAAGAAACGCAGGCGTATTGTAACCAGGCTAACAACACTGTC GTATCAAGAGTATGCTTTAATAAGAACACCAACCTGGTGGTGATCGGTTTCACTGGCGGTCTCTTTGGCCTTTACAGGTTTCCTAGCTTTGACTCTATATATACCCTGCGTATTGGGAACGAGCTTCCAGTTGTTGATTCAGTGGACATTTCGAGTGACGGTGACTGGTTAGGCCTGGCGTGTTCAGAAACGGGGACTCTTGTCGTTTGGGAATGGAAGAGTGAGACCTTTGTGATGAAGCAGCAAGGCCACCACACTGGCATCCGTTCTGTTGCGTTTTCTTCTGGTGGCGGTGGCACCATTAACGTGGGTGGTGTCGTAGACAAAGAGATGAAGACTGACGTCGACCACAATTTCGCCGGTAATAAGTTGGGTCTTGGCGCTCGATATGTTGCCGCTACTGGAGGATTCGATGGCAAAGTAAAGCTATGGGATAGCAACAGCGGTTTATGTATAGTGACATTTGATGATCACACTGCTGCTGTTGAGGCCCTTTGCTTCACACCTCAG GGCAATGCTATAATAACAGCATCACTTGATGGGACAGTACGCGCGTTTGATTTATTAAGATACAAGAATTTCCGAACTTTTACTGCTTCTAGGGTACAGTTTGTCTCTGTAGCGTGTGATGCATCAGGTAGCATTATATGTGCTGGTTCTCGGGGTGAAAGCAATTCCGTATTCATTTGGAGTTTGCAAACTGGGAAGCTATTAGACGAACTTCATGGCCACTCATCTGCAGTTACCGGTGTTGCATTTCATCCCAATTTGTCCTACTCCGGTTTCCTGGTCTCGGCATCGTGGGATAAAACAATTAAC gtatggaatatatacgGTCGCGCTGATAAGGGTGGTGCTACTGAGCCACTTATGAATAGTTCAAGTGTTGTTGCTATCGCTTTTGATACTCGGGACAATAACATATTGGCTGCGGCTGTGTTATGTGGCCGTATATTATTCTGGGATTTGAATAACGCTGAG CAAGTTGGCAGTATTGACGGATTGCGCGATCTTCAATCTGGACGCGACCCCGGTGAATTCTACTCATCTGTTAATTCCCGGGGTAAGCGTAAAGAGAGTCATGATTTACAATCATGCGTCAATCGCAATCATCATTTTAACTCGATATCGTATGTATCTAGTGGCCGTATGTTAGTCGCTGGTTCCCGTAATTCTGCCAGCGTCTGCATTTACAGCACGGAGACTTACAGTCTGCTCTGCTCCATTTCGTTGACCAATAATCGTTCACTATCTGGCATTTTACGCGAGCTTAATTCACGTTACATGACGGAATACGGTCATAGCCTACAGGAGATGGAGTTATCTGATGACGAGGAGCGCTTTGAGGGTGCTGCAGAGCGCCGTAGAATTCAGGCACACCTATCTCTTCCTGGTGTCCAGGAGGGAGAATTGTCAAAGTCATCCAGGCGTTTCCATGTTTGGTGTGTCTCATGTTCTCCTGATGGTAGGCAATTTGCCGCTGCTACATCCCACGGGTTGTATGTATACTCAATGGATGCATTCATTAAGACGCCGAACTATTTGGGCGAAGTGTTCAAGTCGGTTGGTTTATTCCAACCTCAGCTGCTTACAAAGAACGTCACTGTGGGCAACGTTTTGGGTGCTTTAGAGTCAGGTGATCACATCAAAGCATTTATATTGGCCTTGGCTTTGAACGACTTTAACACGTTATTACGTTGCTATGAAAGTGTACCTGCTAGTTCGGTAAGTCACGTGGTTGCTTCCATTGCCCCGGAAtttatttgtgttttacTTAACTTCTTAAGGGCTGTTTTATGTCCCGACTCACCGAATAGCACAATACACCTTGAATGGCATTTGCGCTGGTTGGAGGGGATCTTTACTATTCACATGCCTACTCTTAGTGGACTTGGTAGCGGTGTAACACAGCAACCTTTAATCCCTGTTGGACAGATTGACCCCCGTACCATGCTGCTGTTACTATTACGGCAACTACGACAGACCAAGGCTACGTTATCAGGGCTGCTAAACTCTAACGCGCAGACGGTGACTTATTTGGGTTCTATAGCACGAATGAACACCGATTGA